The Dictyoglomus sp. NZ13-RE01 sequence GCACAAATGCTAAAAGGTGGAGTAATAATGGATGTAACTAATGCAGAGCAAGCAGAAATTGCTGAAAGTGCAGGAGCTGTTGCAGTTATGGCATTAGAAAGGGTACCTGCGGATATAAGGGCACAAGGTGGAGTAGCAAGAATGGCAGATCCTAAGAAAATAAAGGAAATTATGTCCGCTGTTAGTATACCTGTAATGGCAAAGGTTAGAATTGGGCATTTCGTTGAAGCTCAAATATTAGAAGCCTTAGGCGTTGACTTTATAGATGAAAGCGAGGTTTTAACTCCTGCGGACGAAAAATATCATATAAATAAACATATGTTTAAGGTGCCTTTTGTATGTGGAGCAAGAGACTTAGGAGAAGCTCTAAGAAGAATAGCAGAAGGAGCAGCAATGATTAGAACAAAAGGTGAGGCAGGAACAGGAAATGTGGTTGAGGCAGTAAGACATATGAGGCAAATAATGGATGAGATAAGAAGTCTTGCACTCCTTCCAGATGAAGAATTAGTGACAAAAGCTAAAGAATTAGGAGCTCCTTTAGATCTCGTCATAGAGACGAAGAAGTTAGGAAGACTTCCAGTAGTCAATTTTGCAGCTGGTGGAATAGCAACTCCTGCGGATGCTGCATTGATGATGCAACTTGGTGCTGATGGTGTATTTGTTGGTTCTGGTATCTTTAAATCAAAGGATCCTAAAAAGAGAGCAAGAGCAATAGTTCTTGCCGTAACTTATTACAATGATCCTTATATTCTTGCGGAAATATCAGAAGACTTAGGTGAGCCAATGCCTGGTATAGATGTTAGACAACTTTCAGATAAAGATTTATTACAAGTAAGAGGTTGGTAAAAATGAAGGTAGGAATATTAGCAATTCAAGGTTCTGTTGAAGAACATAAAAAATCACTTGAAAGATTAAATATTGAAAGCGTTCTTGTTAAGAAAGCAAAAGACTTAGATTTTATAGATGGATTAATCTTGCCTGGTGGAGAAAGCACAACTTTCTTAACCATATTGAAAAATATGGACATGTTTGATTATTTGGGAGAAAAAATTAGGAATGGACTCCCTATAATGGCAACTTGTGCTGGATTAATTATATTGGCTAAACATATAGAGAATCATCCAGAGCAAGAAACTCTTGGCGTTTTAGATATTACTATATCAAGGAATGCTTATGGTAGACAGAGAGAAAGTTTTGTAACTTATCTAAATATTCCTATTTTGGGAGATGCTCCCTTTGAATCAGTTTTTATTAGAGCTCCTCAAATATTAAGCGTTGGAGAAAAAGTTAAGGTACATGCTACTTTTAATGAAAAGCCTGTTTTTGTGGAAGAAGGAAATATTTTAGGTTTAACTTTTCATCCAGAACTTACTGAGGATCTCAGAATACATAAATACTTTATTCAAAAGATTAGTTGAATATGCTCTGTCAAAATTGTAAGAAGGAGCAGGCGGAATATTTTATAGTAATAAATGAGGGAGATAAAACAAAAAAACTATCTCTCTGTAGGAATTGTTTTATTGATATTTATAAAAAATTGTTAGGTGAGACTTTTAATATGTTATTAAATATATTTGATAAAAATTTTGGAGATGTTAAAAGGTGTCCTACTTGTGGCAGATCATTAGATGAAATTTTAGAGAGCAAAAAAGTAGGATGCTTTAACTGTGTTAAAACTTTTGGTGATGAAATAAATAAATTAGTTGAGAAAATACATGGCAAAAAGGTCTACAAAGGGAAGACACCTCTTTTCCATGGCGATAAAAGAGAGGAAATATTAAGAAGTAAGATTCTCTTATCAAAAGCTATAGAAGAGGAGGATTATGAGAAGGCAGCTAAGATTAGAGACTATTTAAAAAATTTGGAGAAGGGTTGAAGTCATGAATAATTTTGTATATAAATATTTGGGCTGGATTAATGATGATTTTTCTTATAGAGATGTATTTATTAGGACGAAAATCCGCCTGTTAAGAAATGTGGCGGATTTTCCTTTTCCTGAGGAGCTTGATGAAAAGAAAAGAAAAAGATTTTTGAATAGTATTGATTGGTGTTTAAAAAATGATAGTTTTTTAAAAAATTTTAACTATATAAATTTTGAAAAAGTACCCCATAATATAGCAATTTCATTAGTGGAAAAGGGTATTATTGATAATGAAATTAAGAATAATGAAGGTAAAAGCTTATTGATAGATAAAAAGGGAGCTACAAGCATTTTGATAAATGAAGAAGAACACTTCCAATTCCAAAAACTTGTTGCTGGTTTTGATTATGAAGATAGTTTGTTTGAGCTTTTTAATTTGGAAGACATTTTTTCACAATATTTTAAATTTGCGTATGAACCTAAATTGGGTTATATTACATCATCTATAGAAAATTGGGGTCATGGAATAAAAATAACTTCTATAATTCAATTAACTGGGCTTTCTCAGAGTGGTGAACTTTCTTCTCTAAGTTCATATTTAAAGAAAAATAAAATTAATTTAGTAAAGCTTTATGAGGAATATGATTACACTATTGGAAGTCTATTTAAAATAACTATAGAGTCTGGAATATCATCTTCAGGTACTTTAGAGACAAAAGTAAAGAGAATTATAAATAAAATTGTAGAGAAAGAGAGAGAGGCAAGAAATTACTTAATGGAAGAAGATAAAATATTTTTAGAGGATTTGGTGAGTAAATCTGTAGGAATGATAAAATATAGCAAGTTATTAAGTTTTATTGGGGCTTTGGAATTGCTTTCAAATATAAGATTGGGTAAATATCTTGGAATTGTGTCCATCCCTGTGAAACTTATTGATGTTCTTTTTATATTGGTTCATCCAGTCCATCTTCAAATGAGATATGGTGGGAGTCTAAAATCTCCCCACATAGAAATTTTGCGAGCAAATTTATTGCGTGAAGTTTTCAAAAGTTATAAAATAGTATAGGGAAGTGTATTAAGGAGGTGCATATATTATGATGGACAAACTAACACAAAGAGCATATAGAGTACTCTTATTGGCACAAGAGGAGGCAAGAAGACTCAACTACTCTACAGTTGGGACTGAGCATATTCTATTAGGTCTTATTCGTGAAGAAGGGGGAGTTGCTGCCCAAGCCCTAATCAACTTGGGATTGGATCTTAATTACTTGAGGGCAGAAATTGAGCGTCTTATTGGTCGTGGAGATGGGACCTCCTATGGAGCACTTCCCTTTACTTCTCGAGCTAAAAAGGTCTTAGAATATGCTTCGGAGTCTGCTCAAGAACTTAATCATAATTACATAGGTACAGAACACTTATTGTTAGGACTATTAAAAGAGGGAGAGGGTGTTGCAGCTCATGTCTTGGAAGAGATGGGAGTAAGGCTTGAAGATGTAACTATTGAAATTTTAAAAATATTAGGTGAACCTATCGATCCAAGTAAACTAAGAAGTAGAGGATTAACCACACAAAGGAAGAGAAAACCAATTACTGCTACTTTAGATGAATTTGGTAGAGATTTAACTCAGCTTGCAAGACAAGGAAAGCTTGATCCCATAATTGGTAGAGAGAAGGAATTGGAGAGAATTATTCAAATACTTAGCAGAAGAACCAAGAATAATCCTGTATTAGTAGGAGAGCCAGGAGTTGGTAAAACTGCTATTGTTGAAGGATTGGCACAAAAAATTGTTATGAATGAGGTACCTGAGGTTCTCATGAATAAGAGAATTGTTGCTATAGATATGGGAACAATAATTGCAGGTACTAAATATAGAGGAGAATTTGAGGAAAGAATGCAGAGAATAATAGAAGAAGTAAAGATGGCAAAGAATGTAATACTCTTTATTGATGAGATACATACCTTAGTTGGAGCAGGTGCTGCAGAAGGTGCAGTGGATGCAGCAAATATTTTAAAGCCATCTTTAGCTAAAGGTGAGATCCAGTTAATTGGAGCAACTACACCTACCGAATACAGAAAATATATTGAAAAAGATGGTGCATTAGAACGAAGATTCCAACCCGTAAGAGTAATGGAGCCAACTTACGAGGAGACTATTCAGATTTTGAAGGGGTTAAGAGAAAGGTATGAAAACTTCCATAGGGTAAAAATTCCTGATGAGACCATAGAGGAAGCAGTTAAACTTTCCGTTAGATATATTACAGATAGATTCTTACCTGACAAAGCTATTGATATTATAGACGAAGCATCAGCGAGAGTAAGGCTAATGAGGGTTAAAAACTCTGCCTTCAGCAATTTAGAGAAAGAATTGCAGAGAATTAGAGAACAAAAAGAAATTGCAATTAAGAATCAAAATTATGAGCTTGCTGCAAGACTAAGGGATGATGAGAGAAAATTGGAGGAGTACATAAGAAATCTTGAAGATACATCTTCGGTGGAAGAAAGAGTTGTTACACCTGAAGATGTAGCTCAAGTTGTATCAATATGGACTGGAATTCCTGTGGCACAACTATTAATGGAGGAAAGAGAAAGACTGCTAAGGATGGAGGAAGAATTACATAAAAGAATTATATCTCAAGACGAGGCAGTAAAAGTTGTATCCAAAGCAATAAGAAGATCAAGATCAGGGTTAAAAGATCCAAAGAGACCTATAGGAGCCTTTTTATTCTTAGGTCCTACTGGTGTTGGAAAGACTGAGCTTGCAAGAGCATTAGCAGAGTATCTCTTTGGAAATGAAAATGCCCTTATCAGACTTGATATGTCTGAATATATGGAAAGACATACAGTTTCAAGATTAATTGGAGCACCACCAGGCTATGTGGGATATGAAGAAGGTGGTCAACTCACAGAAAAAGTACATAGAAGACCTTATTCTGTAGTTCTTTTTGATGAAATAGAAAAGGCTCATTCTGATATATTCAATATACTATTACAGATTATGGATGATGGACAGCTTACAGACGGACAAGGAAGAAAAGTAGACTTTAAGAATACTATACTTATAATGACCTCTAATTTTGGAGCTGAGTACTTCAAGCAGGAATCTACACTAGGCTTTGCTTCTAAGGAAGATAGGGAAAAGTCCTTTGAAAATATTAAAAGCTTAATAATGAGTGAGATAAAGAAATACTTCAGACCAGAATTTTTGAACAGATTAGATGAGATTGTATTCTTCCGTCCATTAACAAGAGACGATCTTAAGAAGATTGTAGAAATATTATTAAAACCAGTTATAGAAAGATTAAAGGAGAAAAAGATCACATTAGAGGTTGACGATGAGGTCAAAGCCTTCCTGGTTGATAAAGGATATGACCCACTATATGGTGCAAGACCACTTAAGAGAACTATTCAAGCCTATATTGAAGATCCATTAGCTGAATATATTTTAGAAGGAAGATTTAATGAGGGGGATGTTGTAAGAGCAGAGTTTGATAAAGAAAATAATAGAATAGAATTCAAGAAGGTGACCTTAGTAGCAAACAGATAATGCTTGAAATTTAATGACAAAGCTAAAGGTAAAGTATGTATGTCAGGTTTGCGGTTACGAATCAATAGGATGGTTTGGAAAATGTCCTAACTGTGGTACTTTTGGCTCATTAGTAGAAGTAAAGGAAGAGCCATCACAAAGAAAAGAAACAAGACTTGAAGCTAAAACATATTATTTAAAGGATGTAGACTTAGCTGAGACTAAAAGAATAATAAGTAATTTTAAAGAATTTGATGATTTATTAGGAGGGGGTATTGTTCCTGGTTCTCTCTTACTCCTTGCAGGTGAGCCTGGTATTGGAAAATCTACTTTATTACTTCAGCTTGCGTTTTCTTTACAAGAAAATGGTTACAATGTTCTTTATGTATCAGGTGAAGAATCTTTATCTCAGATAAAATACAGAGCGGAAAGAATTTCATCTAAAATACCTCCTGTAAAATTTTTGGCTGAAAATAATTTAGAACTAATATTAGATATACTAAATAGAGAGAATTTTTCATTGGTTATTATTGACTCAATACAAACTATTTATTCTGATGAATTCCCTACATCTCCTGGTAGTGTTGTACAAATTAGAGAATGTACTTCAAGATTAATGAGAGTTGCAAAGAAAAAAAATACTGCTCTTTTTCTAATTGGGCATATTACAAAAGAAGGAGATATTGCAGGTCCAAAATTATTAGAACATTTAGTGGATGTGGTTTTGTATTTAGAAGGGGAAAGATATCAAGAGCTAAGAATACTAAGAGCTATTAAAAATAGATTTGGACCCACAAATGATCTTGCCCTATATGAGATGAGAAACGATGGTCTTGTGGAAGTTTCTAATGTATCTAAGAAATTATTAGAAGGAAGAAATAAAAACATATCAGGTTCTTTAGTGGTTCCTGTGATTGAAGGGACAAAGTCTATCTTGGTAGAGATACAATCATTAATAAGTAGAAGTAATACTACATTTCCACGTAGGCTTAGCATAGGTGTAGATATAAATAAACTGGCGATGATAATAGCAATTCTTGAGAAAAAACTAAATTTAAAACTTTTTGATAAGGATGTATTTTTTAATGTAATTGGAGGAATAAAAATTAATGAACCTGCAATCGATTTAGGTATTGCATTTTCTTTAATTTCTTCATATTATGATAATGTATTTCCAGAAGATACTGTAGTTTTTGGGGAGGTTGGCTTAGGGGGAGAGGTGCGATCAGTAAGTAATATTGAAAAAAGAATAAAAGAAGCCCACAAACTTGGCTTTAAAAAGGTAATACTACCAAGAACAGAAAGTATTTCAAAGTTTAAAGATATCATGTTATTTCCTATTTCAAGCATTGAAGAGGGGGCAAAAATAGTTTGGGGGAGAGAATAATGGAACTTAAAAAATTTGCTATTAATGCTATTAAAACTGTTGCCCCTGGAACTCTATTAAGAGAGGCTTTAGAGCAAATTTTAAAAGCTAAAACTGGAGCGTTAATTGTTATTGGGGACCTTGATAAGATCAAACCTTTAATGAATGGGGGCTTTCCCTTAGATATTGATTTTACTCCAAATAAATTATATGAGCTTTCAAAAATGGATGGAGCTATTATTTTAAGTAAGGATTGCAAAAAAATTCTTTTTGCAAATGTAATACTTCTTCCTGACTCAAATATACCATCCCAGGAAACAGGCGCGAGGCACGCAACTGCGGAAAGAGTTGCAAGACAGACTGGTCAACTGGTTATTAGTGTATCCCAAAGAAAGGATACAATAACCCTATACCAAAACGACTGGAAATATAGATTAAGAGATGTTGAAGAAATTTTAGCAAAATCAACTCAGGCATTACAAACCTTAGAAAGATATAGGAATATATTTGATAACCTTCAACAAAGATTAAATACCTTGGAGTTAGAAAATCAAGTTACTATTTCAGAGGTACTTTTCTATTTACATAGAATCGGAATGCTTATCGCTATTGGAAAAGAAGTAGAAACTTATCTTTTAGAACTGGGAAATGAGGGTAGATTGATAGAATTACAATTGGAGACTCTACTAGCTGGAGTATATGAAGAGGGGCTTCTTGTGGTAAAGGATTATGCAAAGAAAGACGATTATGAGTCTATATACGAAAATCTTATAAATAATTTTAAGGGAGATTTTCAAACCTTCTCCATAGTGGCAGGAGAAAATTTGGGATATTCCAAAGAGGATATAAATTTGAATATTACTATTATTCCTCGAGGATATAGATTACTTAGTAGATTATCATTTATACCTGCTAATGTTATGGATAATATTATCAAACATTTTGGAAATCTTCCCAAGATACTTGAGAGTAGTTTAGAGGATCTCGATAGTATCGAGGGTATTGGGGAGGTGAGAGCAAAAAGAATCAAAGAGGGACTTCTAAGACTTCAAAAATCAGTAATTCTCTAATTATTTATTTCTAAAGTTATTTGGAGGAATGATTTTTTATGAAAAAGGAATTAAAGTTATTATTGGCAACTAATGTGGTTCCATTTATTGGTTTGATTTTTATAGTAATATGGCTAATTTTGGGTGGAAATAAACAAATTTCACTGTTTTTATTGATTTTTTTCTCACTTTTTTTCTTGATTGGCTTTTATTATTTTTATATAAGAAGAAGACTTTTTTCAGACATTTTTAATTTCCCAGCAGTAAAGATATTAGATACAAGCGTCATTATAGATGGAAGAATTGTAGATATATTAAGAACAAATTTTATAGAGGGAAAAATAGTTATACCTCGTTTTGTACTTAAAGAATTACAAATGTTAGCAGACTCTTCAGAATCTCTAAAAAAGAATAGAGGAAGGTATGGATTAGACAATTTGTCCAAAATAAGAAAGGATTTAGGAGAGCAAGTAGTAATAGTTGAAAAAGATTTTCCAAATGTTCATAGTGTAGATTCTAAACTAATTAAATTAGCAAAATTTCTTAATGGAAAGATAGTAACTAACGATTATGGTTTAAATAAATTAGCCAAAATCGAAGGAGTAACAGTCTTAAATATAAATGAACTTGCAAATGCCCTAAAACCTATCTATCTACCAGGAGAAGAAATCCAGCTGAATATTATTAAGGAAGGGAAAGAAATAGGTCAAGGAGTAGGTTATCTTGAAGATGGTACTATGGTAGTTGTTGAAAATGGAAGGAAATATATAGGTTCAAATGTGAAAGTCACAGTTACAAGTGTGTTTCAAACAGCAGCTGGAAGGATTATTTTTGGAAGAGTTAGGGAGGAGAAAAAGGTTTAATGAAAATTATCGGAATTTTACTTGCTGGCGGAAAGGGTAGGAGATTTGGAAATGAGGATAAACTGTTACAAGAAATAGATGGGAAACCTGTAATATACTATTCTTTACTTGTTTTGGAAAAAACAGATGGAATTGACGAGGTATTATTAGTTAGTGATGATAAGAAAATAAATATTCTAAAAGATCTTGTAAGGGATTGGGATTTAAGGAAGGTTAAGGATGTAATAGAGGGAGGAAAAGAAAGACAAGATTCTGTTTTTAATGCGATAAATTCCATATCTCAATGCGATTATGTTTTGATTCATGATGGGGCGCGTCCATTTATATCTGTAAGCCTTGTAGAGAAAATTATAAAAGAAGGTATAGAAAAAAAAGCAGTTATAACTGCAGTTCCAGTAAAGGATACTATAAAATTAGTTGGAAGTGATAAAAGAGTAGAGAGTACATTGCCGAGAGAAAAACTTTGGCAGATACAAACTCCTCAATTTTTTGAGTTTTCTATTATTAAGGCTGCCCATGAGAATGCTAAAAAAGATAACTTTTATGGCACCGATGATGCGGTATTAGTAGAAAGATTGGGTATACCTGTTTATATAATAGAAGGAGAACAATGGAATATTAAAATTACTACAAAAGAGGATTTGGAGTTAGCAAAATGCATAATAAAGAAAAGATATACAGAGTTGGCATAGGTTATGATATTCATCCCTTCTGTGAAGGGAGAAAACTATTTTTAGGTGGTATTGAAATTCCCTTTCATAAAGGACTAAAAGGGCACTCGGATGGAGATGTATTAATCCATTCAATAATGGATGCATTATTAGGAGCCATGGGGCTTCCTGATATCGGTTTTTTCTTCCCCAATACTGAGCCAAAATATGAGAATATAAGAAGTACAGAACTTTTAAAGGTAATAAGGCAAAAAATAAAAGAAGGTAATTTTTACATAGAGAATATTGATTCTATGATTATCGCAGAAGAACCCAAAATTATGCCCCATAGAGAAAATATAATAAGAAACTTAGCAGATCTTTTAGAAGTTCCTAATTCAACAATTAATATAAAGGCTACTACTAATGAAGGATTAGGAGTTATTGGTAAGGGAGAGGGAATTGCAGTTTTTTCAATAGCATTATTATCAAAGGAGAAGAATAATGGAGAATAAAATTTATGGGAAAAATCCTGTTTTAGAGGCTTTGAATAGCGATATTAGTTTTAATAAAATATTAATTGCAAAGGATATACACAAAGACAAAAAAATAAGTAAGATCATTTCCTTAGCAA is a genomic window containing:
- a CDS encoding pyridoxal 5'-phosphate synthase lyase subunit PdxS, producing MEILIGTEKVKRGLAQMLKGGVIMDVTNAEQAEIAESAGAVAVMALERVPADIRAQGGVARMADPKKIKEIMSAVSIPVMAKVRIGHFVEAQILEALGVDFIDESEVLTPADEKYHINKHMFKVPFVCGARDLGEALRRIAEGAAMIRTKGEAGTGNVVEAVRHMRQIMDEIRSLALLPDEELVTKAKELGAPLDLVIETKKLGRLPVVNFAAGGIATPADAALMMQLGADGVFVGSGIFKSKDPKKRARAIVLAVTYYNDPYILAEISEDLGEPMPGIDVRQLSDKDLLQVRGW
- a CDS encoding pyridoxal 5'-phosphate synthase glutaminase subunit PdxT, which encodes MKVGILAIQGSVEEHKKSLERLNIESVLVKKAKDLDFIDGLILPGGESTTFLTILKNMDMFDYLGEKIRNGLPIMATCAGLIILAKHIENHPEQETLGVLDITISRNAYGRQRESFVTYLNIPILGDAPFESVFIRAPQILSVGEKVKVHATFNEKPVFVEEGNILGLTFHPELTEDLRIHKYFIQKIS
- a CDS encoding excinuclease ABC subunit B, whose translation is MLCQNCKKEQAEYFIVINEGDKTKKLSLCRNCFIDIYKKLLGETFNMLLNIFDKNFGDVKRCPTCGRSLDEILESKKVGCFNCVKTFGDEINKLVEKIHGKKVYKGKTPLFHGDKREEILRSKILLSKAIEEEDYEKAAKIRDYLKNLEKG
- a CDS encoding ATP-dependent Clp protease ATP-binding subunit ClpC produces the protein MMDKLTQRAYRVLLLAQEEARRLNYSTVGTEHILLGLIREEGGVAAQALINLGLDLNYLRAEIERLIGRGDGTSYGALPFTSRAKKVLEYASESAQELNHNYIGTEHLLLGLLKEGEGVAAHVLEEMGVRLEDVTIEILKILGEPIDPSKLRSRGLTTQRKRKPITATLDEFGRDLTQLARQGKLDPIIGREKELERIIQILSRRTKNNPVLVGEPGVGKTAIVEGLAQKIVMNEVPEVLMNKRIVAIDMGTIIAGTKYRGEFEERMQRIIEEVKMAKNVILFIDEIHTLVGAGAAEGAVDAANILKPSLAKGEIQLIGATTPTEYRKYIEKDGALERRFQPVRVMEPTYEETIQILKGLRERYENFHRVKIPDETIEEAVKLSVRYITDRFLPDKAIDIIDEASARVRLMRVKNSAFSNLEKELQRIREQKEIAIKNQNYELAARLRDDERKLEEYIRNLEDTSSVEERVVTPEDVAQVVSIWTGIPVAQLLMEERERLLRMEEELHKRIISQDEAVKVVSKAIRRSRSGLKDPKRPIGAFLFLGPTGVGKTELARALAEYLFGNENALIRLDMSEYMERHTVSRLIGAPPGYVGYEEGGQLTEKVHRRPYSVVLFDEIEKAHSDIFNILLQIMDDGQLTDGQGRKVDFKNTILIMTSNFGAEYFKQESTLGFASKEDREKSFENIKSLIMSEIKKYFRPEFLNRLDEIVFFRPLTRDDLKKIVEILLKPVIERLKEKKITLEVDDEVKAFLVDKGYDPLYGARPLKRTIQAYIEDPLAEYILEGRFNEGDVVRAEFDKENNRIEFKKVTLVANR
- a CDS encoding DNA repair protein RadA, whose protein sequence is MTKLKVKYVCQVCGYESIGWFGKCPNCGTFGSLVEVKEEPSQRKETRLEAKTYYLKDVDLAETKRIISNFKEFDDLLGGGIVPGSLLLLAGEPGIGKSTLLLQLAFSLQENGYNVLYVSGEESLSQIKYRAERISSKIPPVKFLAENNLELILDILNRENFSLVIIDSIQTIYSDEFPTSPGSVVQIRECTSRLMRVAKKKNTALFLIGHITKEGDIAGPKLLEHLVDVVLYLEGERYQELRILRAIKNRFGPTNDLALYEMRNDGLVEVSNVSKKLLEGRNKNISGSLVVPVIEGTKSILVEIQSLISRSNTTFPRRLSIGVDINKLAMIIAILEKKLNLKLFDKDVFFNVIGGIKINEPAIDLGIAFSLISSYYDNVFPEDTVVFGEVGLGGEVRSVSNIEKRIKEAHKLGFKKVILPRTESISKFKDIMLFPISSIEEGAKIVWGRE
- a CDS encoding DNA integrity scanning protein DisA codes for the protein MMELKKFAINAIKTVAPGTLLREALEQILKAKTGALIVIGDLDKIKPLMNGGFPLDIDFTPNKLYELSKMDGAIILSKDCKKILFANVILLPDSNIPSQETGARHATAERVARQTGQLVISVSQRKDTITLYQNDWKYRLRDVEEILAKSTQALQTLERYRNIFDNLQQRLNTLELENQVTISEVLFYLHRIGMLIAIGKEVETYLLELGNEGRLIELQLETLLAGVYEEGLLVVKDYAKKDDYESIYENLINNFKGDFQTFSIVAGENLGYSKEDINLNITIIPRGYRLLSRLSFIPANVMDNIIKHFGNLPKILESSLEDLDSIEGIGEVRAKRIKEGLLRLQKSVIL
- the ispD gene encoding 2-C-methyl-D-erythritol 4-phosphate cytidylyltransferase, with amino-acid sequence MKIIGILLAGGKGRRFGNEDKLLQEIDGKPVIYYSLLVLEKTDGIDEVLLVSDDKKINILKDLVRDWDLRKVKDVIEGGKERQDSVFNAINSISQCDYVLIHDGARPFISVSLVEKIIKEGIEKKAVITAVPVKDTIKLVGSDKRVESTLPREKLWQIQTPQFFEFSIIKAAHENAKKDNFYGTDDAVLVERLGIPVYIIEGEQWNIKITTKEDLELAKCIIKKRYTELA
- a CDS encoding 2-C-methyl-D-erythritol 2,4-cyclodiphosphate synthase; the protein is MHNKEKIYRVGIGYDIHPFCEGRKLFLGGIEIPFHKGLKGHSDGDVLIHSIMDALLGAMGLPDIGFFFPNTEPKYENIRSTELLKVIRQKIKEGNFYIENIDSMIIAEEPKIMPHRENIIRNLADLLEVPNSTINIKATTNEGLGVIGKGEGIAVFSIALLSKEKNNGE